One part of the Dasypus novemcinctus isolate mDasNov1 chromosome 27, mDasNov1.1.hap2, whole genome shotgun sequence genome encodes these proteins:
- the LOC101429131 gene encoding LOW QUALITY PROTEIN: olfactory receptor 8B3-like (The sequence of the model RefSeq protein was modified relative to this genomic sequence to represent the inferred CDS: substituted 1 base at 1 genomic stop codon) has translation MSXRRMASRNDSLVTEFVLLGLTQQPELQLPFFFLFLGIYLVTVVGNTGLIILIGLSPHLHTPMYYFLFNLSFIDLCFSSVITPKMLISFVKKNFISYAECMVQLYFFSFFVIDECFILTSMAYDRYVAICKPLLYKLTMSRQVCLMLTVGVYAMGFVGATAHTGCMLRLTFCEGGGNIINHYMCDIPPLLQLSCTSTNINELVVFIVVGISVVVPSFTIFISYTFILSNILHIRSTEGKSKAFSTCSSHIIAVSLFFGASAFMYLKPAPTEAQDQDKVSTVFYTIVGPMMNPFIYSLRNKDVHSALSKTLKRRVFS, from the coding sequence ATGTCCTAGAGAAGAATGGCCTCAAGAAATGACTCTTTAGTAACCGAGTTTGTCCTGCTGGGTTTAACACAGCAGCCAGAGCTCCAGCtaccttttttcttccttttcttaggAATCTATTTGGTCACCGTGGTGGGGAACACTGGGTTGATTATTCTGATTGGTCTGAGTCCTCACCTTCACACACCTATGTACTACTTTCTCTTCAACCTATCCTTCATCGATCTCTGCTTCTCTTCTGTCATAACCCCCAAAATGCTGATAAGTTTTGTAAAAAAGAACTTCATCTCTTATGCAGAGTGCATGGTTCAgctctatttcttctctttctttgttattGATGAGTGCTTTATTTTGACctcaatggcctatgaccgctatgtggccatatGCAAGCCTCTGCTTTACAAGCTCACCATGTCCCGACAGGTCTGCCTCATGCTGACAGTGGGTGTATATGCAATGGGATTTGTGGGTGCCACGGCCCACACTGGATGCATGCTGAGACTCACTTTCTGTGAGGGTGGGGGCAACATCATCAATCATTACATGTGTGACATACCTCCCCTCCTCCAGCTCTCTTGCACAAGCACCAACATCAATGAGCTGGTAGTTTTCATTGTGGTGGGCATCAGCGTAGTAGTGCCCAGTTTCACTATCTTCATTTCTTATACCtttatcctctccaacattctcCACATCCGTTCTACGGAGGGCAAGTCCAAAGCCTTCAGTACCTGTAGCTCCCACATAAttgctgtttctcttttctttggagCATCAGCATTCATGTATCTTAAGCCTGCTCCCACTGAAGCTCAGGATCAAGATAAAGTATCCACAGTTTTTTACACAATTGTGGGGCCAATGATGAATCCTTTCATCTACAGTTTGAGAAACAAAGATGTCCATAGTGCACTGAGTAAGACTTTGAAGAGAAGGGTGTTCTCCTAA